In one window of Nothobranchius furzeri strain GRZ-AD chromosome 11, NfurGRZ-RIMD1, whole genome shotgun sequence DNA:
- the gatad2b gene encoding transcriptional repressor p66-beta, with protein sequence MERMSDDALRLNLLKRGLEQPSEREEALSKRLKMEGHEAMERLKMLALLKRKDLADLAALEVPGPLGEGKGPGASTIHHQSLMGSPYEEKLNGSLRLGGHSGHMGQSKNGKENIMDEPVDMSAGRRCDADRSRQTPSPDVIILSDNEASSPRSTPRPEERIQQANLDMFKGKTGEERQQMIKALREELRLEEARLVLLKKLRQSQMQKENVVQKVPVVQSSASSVQAPPIHSSTGLGKLPVRPGLHNAEPQNLRTAQGHTVIRSANSNLPPMLMSQRVIAPNPSQLQGQRISSKPGMVRSSSGSLANAVGYQQASQQVAASQRSSSSTMYMNLAHMHAAAAVGAGGVAGGLGGASAVSPSSMSASAGGAVSSMSDQASSQAAAKLALRKQLEKTLLEIPPPKPPAPLLHFLPSAANSEFIYMVGLEEVVQSVLDSQGKLRGTLARMEPFFCAQCQTDFTPHWKQEKSGRILCEQCMTSNQKKALKAEHTNRLKNAFVKALQQEQEIEQRLQQQAALSPSSAPTGSSVSKTDTMIRQHALRQAPQPQASLQRGLSNSARGVLSNFAQASQLSVASSLMGMSSAKHCGSGGVSSNRLQHDSRRQIYNIPGLNIAYLNPAAVGAHKTSSLADRQREYLLDMIPPRSISQSITGQK encoded by the exons ATGGAGCGGATGTCCGACGACGCGCTGAGGCTCAACTTGTTAAAGCGAGGTTTAGAGCAGCCCAGCGAGCGGGAGGAGGCGCTGTCCAAACGTTTGAAGATGGAGGGTCATGAGGCCATGGAGCGGCTGAAGATGCTGGCCCTGCTCAAACGCAAGGACCTCGCTGACTTAGCAGCCCTCGAGGTTCCAGGGCCTCTGGGAGAAGGCAAGGGCCCGGGGGCCAGCACCATCCATCACCAGAGCCTAATGGGCTCTCCTTATGAGGAGAAGCTGAATGGAAGTCTACGGCTCGGAGGACACAGCGGCCATATGGGGCAGAGTAAAAACGGGAAGGAGAACATCATGGATGAGCCGGTGGACATGAGCGCTGGGAGGAGATG CGATGCGGACCGGTCCAGACAAACTCCGTCTCCAGACGTCATCATCCTGTCGGACAACGAGGCGTCCAGTCCCAGATCCACACCTCGACCCGAGGAGCGCATTCAGCAGGCAAACCTGGACATGTTCAAG GGTAAGACGGGGGAGGAGAGGCAGCAGATGATCAAAGCTCTGAGGGAAGAGCTCCGTCTGGAGGAAGCTCGCTTGGTGCTGCTGAAGAAGCTCAGACAGAGTCAGATGCAGAAAGAGAATGTGGTGCAGAAG GTCCCTGTGGTCCAGAGCTCCGCCTCCTCTGTTCAGGCTCCTCCCATCCACAGCTCCACAGGTTTGGGGAAGCTGCCCGTGAGACCGGGCCTGCACAACGCAGAGCCTCAGAATCTCCGCActgcacag GGTCATACAGTGATCCGGTCAGCCAACAGCAACCTGCCGCCCATGCTGATGTCACAGCGAGTGATAGCCCCTAACCCGTCCCAGCTGCAAGGCCAGAGGATCTCCTCCAAACCCGGGATGGTACGGTCCAGTTCCGGCAGCCTGGCTAACGCTGTTGGCTATCAGCAG GCCAGCCAGCAGGTGGCAGCGTCTCAGCGCTCCAGCTCCAGCACCATGTACATGAATTTAGCCCACATGCATGCAGCAGCGGCTGTGGGGGCCGGCGGCGTGGCGGGGGGGCTCGGAGGAGCTTCGGCCGTCAGCCCGTCCTCCATGTCTGCCTCAGCCGGCGGCGCGGTGAGCTCCATGAGCGACCAGGCCAGCAGTCAGGCAGCAGCCAAGCTGGCTCTACGGAAGCAGCTGGAGAAGACCCTGCTGGAGATCCCTCCACCCAAACCCCCAGCCCCGCTGCTGCACTTCCTGCCCTCTGCTGCCAACAGCGAGTTCATCTACATGGTGGGCCTGGAGGAGGTGGTGCAGAGCGTGCTGGACAGTCAGG GTAAACTCAGAGGAACTTTGGCCCGTATGGAGCCTTTCTTCTGTGCCCAATGCCAAACTGACTTCACTCCCCACTGGAAGCAAGAGAAGAGTGGGCGGATCCTCTGTGAGCAGTGCATGACATCCAATCAGAAGAAGGCTCTGAAGGCCGAGCACACCAACCGACTGAAGAACGCCTTTGTGAAGGCTTTACAGCAAGAGCAG GAGATTGaacagaggctgcagcagcaagcAGCCCTCTCCCCCAGCTCAGCCCCTACTGGGTCCAGTGTGTCCAAGACCGACACCATGATCCGACAGCACGCCCTCCGTCAG GCTCCTCAACCTCAGGCTTCTCTCCAGCGAGGTCTGTCTAACTCAGCCAGAGGCGTCCTGTCCAACTTCGCCCAAGCGTCTCAGTTATCCGTGGCCAGCAGCCTGATGGGGATGAGCAGTGCCAAGCACTGTGGCAGCGGGGGAGTCAGCAGCAACCGGCTGCAGCACGACAGCCGCCGTCAAATCTACAACATCCCAG GGTTGAACATTGCGTACCTGAATCCTGCAGCAGTCGGGGCTCATAAGACCTCCAGCCTAGCGGACCGTCAGAGGGAGTACTTGTTGGACATGATTCCACCTCGATCCATATCCCAGTCCATCACCGGACAGAAATGA